The following proteins come from a genomic window of Salinicoccus sp. RF5:
- a CDS encoding catechol 2,3-dioxygenase, giving the protein MKQEPIFDVAQLAHFEIYSPKIEESVKFFTDILGMTEVAREGKSVYLRAYEDIYHNSLKITENSEAGIGHMALRARSPQALERRVKVLEEMGAGIGWVDGDVGHGPAYQFEAPDGHIMEIFWEVEYYEAPESEKTALLNRPQKRPGRGVPVRRIDHVNILASDTNKTVEFLEEALGFRVNERILADDNTDIAAWTSVSNLAHDIAIMGDMMGGKGRLHHICYWYGYAQNLSDVSDLLLDNGYEIEEGPLKHGVSQAQCMYVREPGGNRVELFGDAGYLIFDPDWKTVEWKGEDLQKAVVWHGSELQPEFMKYGTPDIPDPAEAVSEEVGAEKTNV; this is encoded by the coding sequence ATGAAACAAGAACCAATCTTTGATGTGGCGCAGCTGGCCCATTTTGAAATCTACAGTCCGAAAATTGAGGAATCAGTAAAGTTTTTCACAGATATTCTGGGGATGACCGAAGTTGCACGTGAAGGAAAATCAGTTTATTTGAGAGCCTATGAAGATATTTACCATAATTCACTTAAAATCACGGAGAACTCTGAAGCGGGTATTGGTCATATGGCTTTAAGGGCCAGATCTCCGCAGGCACTTGAGCGCCGTGTCAAAGTACTGGAAGAAATGGGTGCTGGAATCGGCTGGGTTGATGGAGATGTCGGTCACGGTCCAGCCTATCAATTCGAAGCGCCAGATGGCCATATAATGGAAATCTTCTGGGAAGTGGAATATTATGAGGCACCAGAAAGTGAGAAGACGGCTCTGCTGAACAGACCTCAAAAAAGGCCGGGTAGAGGGGTGCCCGTGCGCCGCATCGATCATGTGAACATTCTGGCAAGTGATACAAATAAAACGGTTGAATTCTTGGAAGAAGCCCTTGGATTCAGGGTGAACGAAAGAATTCTAGCAGATGATAATACTGATATTGCTGCTTGGACGAGTGTCAGTAACTTGGCACATGATATCGCAATCATGGGCGACATGATGGGCGGCAAGGGCAGGCTTCACCACATCTGCTACTGGTATGGCTATGCGCAGAACCTGTCAGACGTTTCTGACCTCCTGCTCGATAATGGATATGAAATCGAAGAAGGTCCGTTGAAACATGGTGTCTCCCAGGCACAATGCATGTATGTCCGTGAACCGGGTGGCAACCGGGTGGAGTTATTCGGTGATGCAGGTTATCTCATCTTCGATCCGGACTGGAAGACGGTGGAATGGAAAGGTGAGGATCTTCAGAAAGCGGTTGTGTGGCATGGATCTGAACTGCAGCCTGAGTTCATGAAATATGGTACACCTGACATCCCGGATCCTGCGGAAGCGGTATCGGAAGAAGTGGGAGCAGAAAAGACAAACGTGTAA
- a CDS encoding alpha/beta fold hydrolase, with protein MTATDNKQAAEKSMKVNGIETNYLEAGSGTETMILIHGSGPGVSAFANWRLVLPRLSESLHVFAPDVVGFGKTEKVSKEEYGLDTWVNHLIGFIEEVADGPVYLVGNSFGGAMALHIADRRPDLVKKLILMGSVGVKYEITHGLDKVWGYDPSIENMRELIELFSYDQAAAKNEELVRLRYEASTEPESEEAFRSMFYDNRQERLNELSLPEERLKNIEVETLLFHGMNDQVIPIEETSYKMVQLLPNSALHIFNKCGHWTQIEKTDPFIDHILAFVEDKE; from the coding sequence TTGACAGCAACTGATAATAAGCAAGCAGCTGAAAAAAGCATGAAGGTCAACGGCATTGAGACGAACTATCTCGAGGCAGGCTCAGGCACGGAAACCATGATACTCATTCATGGTTCCGGCCCCGGGGTTTCCGCCTTCGCCAACTGGCGTCTGGTACTGCCCCGCCTGAGTGAGTCACTCCATGTATTCGCTCCAGATGTTGTGGGATTCGGCAAGACGGAGAAGGTCTCGAAAGAGGAGTATGGCCTGGATACTTGGGTCAATCATCTGATCGGCTTCATTGAAGAAGTGGCGGACGGTCCTGTATATCTTGTCGGCAACTCATTCGGTGGCGCGATGGCATTGCACATTGCAGACAGAAGGCCGGACCTCGTCAAAAAGCTCATCCTGATGGGTTCGGTGGGTGTAAAGTACGAGATCACCCATGGTCTTGATAAAGTATGGGGTTATGACCCGAGCATCGAGAACATGCGTGAACTGATCGAGCTGTTCTCCTATGACCAGGCGGCTGCAAAGAATGAAGAGCTCGTCCGTCTGCGCTATGAGGCAAGCACGGAACCTGAATCCGAAGAAGCATTCCGTTCAATGTTCTATGACAATCGTCAGGAACGTCTGAATGAACTCTCACTGCCGGAAGAGAGGCTCAAGAATATCGAGGTGGAGACGCTCCTGTTCCATGGTATGAACGACCAGGTCATCCCGATCGAGGAGACGAGCTACAAAATGGTACAGCTTCTGCCGAACTCCGCCCTCCATATCTTCAACAAGTGTGGGCACTGGACGCAGATTGAAAAGACGGACCCTTTCATCGACCACATACTCGCATTTGTGGAAGATAAGGAATAG
- a CDS encoding XylR N-terminal domain-containing protein: MNTFHKRMVSIPTTALETLKQELLQSMGEERSKGIFIRYGWHTGMSDGEKVRSMEWTDKMDLINAGPKLHILHGYLEKVEINDIRFDADDNMEYIDLSWFNSYEAEGHLEENPESDCPVCHTLCGYASGYLSAVLEKTILVKETGCRAMGHDHCKALCMPLDKWGEEQQNEYRYYQSASMIKELDAVTAKLKEERDYLSKGNQVHRKLIEELLSKQNLQNILNLLEQETGLPAFIEDGGHRIVRQSEGAVIDFELKGLDTRTTDYMEISADSGLLRTPIYFENKIQGYCSFIYKGGEPPSELDRMIIDQAALMASIIRLNENIKINTEQNIRRGFLNDVLDGRLDKQELYKYAQYMEIDPDANYWMMTLERNINEDELSNEVETTETLIRYITLFFRERSMDAFAAQKSNKIVIVMECSSFKRIFSSRDTFIKKLLKYCSARLKDYKFFVGVSSTSNGLEELPLLHKETLTALNAKSASKQIIFYEELGIESVLFQISDDQLINRFVDNQVGRLLKEDPDLELVNTLQDYIENGMNINATAKAISMSISGLRYRLGKISEILGIELDDTKNLFSVYMALNILKAQGKI; the protein is encoded by the coding sequence TTGAATACCTTCCATAAACGGATGGTGAGCATCCCGACCACCGCATTGGAAACCCTGAAGCAGGAACTTCTCCAAAGCATGGGGGAGGAACGTTCCAAAGGGATATTCATCAGGTATGGCTGGCACACCGGCATGAGTGACGGTGAAAAGGTCCGCAGCATGGAATGGACCGACAAGATGGACCTGATTAATGCCGGGCCGAAACTTCATATCCTGCACGGCTATCTTGAGAAAGTCGAAATCAACGACATCCGTTTTGATGCCGATGACAACATGGAATACATCGACCTGTCCTGGTTCAATTCCTATGAAGCGGAGGGGCACCTTGAGGAGAATCCGGAAAGCGATTGCCCTGTCTGCCACACTTTATGCGGATATGCGAGCGGCTACCTGTCTGCAGTCCTCGAGAAGACGATACTCGTCAAGGAGACCGGGTGCAGGGCGATGGGACACGACCACTGCAAGGCACTCTGCATGCCCCTCGACAAATGGGGTGAGGAGCAGCAGAACGAATACCGCTACTACCAGTCTGCAAGCATGATCAAGGAGCTGGATGCGGTTACGGCAAAACTCAAGGAGGAGCGGGACTACCTGTCAAAAGGAAATCAAGTTCACCGGAAGCTGATAGAGGAACTGCTGTCGAAGCAGAACCTCCAGAACATACTCAACCTGCTTGAACAGGAAACCGGCCTGCCGGCCTTCATAGAGGACGGCGGACATCGGATCGTCAGGCAGTCGGAGGGGGCAGTCATAGATTTCGAACTGAAGGGCCTCGATACGCGTACGACTGATTACATGGAAATTTCAGCGGATTCCGGTCTCCTCAGGACACCGATCTACTTTGAAAATAAAATTCAAGGGTACTGTTCCTTCATCTATAAGGGAGGGGAACCCCCAAGTGAACTGGACCGCATGATCATCGATCAGGCTGCCTTGATGGCATCCATCATCCGGTTGAATGAAAACATAAAGATCAATACGGAACAGAATATCAGGCGGGGCTTCCTGAACGATGTCCTGGATGGACGGCTCGATAAACAGGAACTCTACAAATATGCCCAATACATGGAGATCGACCCGGATGCGAACTACTGGATGATGACGCTTGAGCGCAACATCAATGAGGATGAATTGAGCAACGAAGTGGAAACTACAGAAACCCTGATCCGCTACATCACCCTCTTCTTCCGGGAACGCAGCATGGACGCTTTCGCCGCGCAGAAATCCAATAAGATCGTCATTGTGATGGAATGCAGCAGCTTCAAAAGGATTTTTTCAAGCCGTGACACTTTCATCAAAAAGCTGCTCAAATACTGCAGCGCAAGGCTCAAGGACTATAAGTTCTTCGTAGGGGTGAGTTCCACTTCGAATGGCCTCGAAGAACTCCCCCTGCTGCACAAGGAGACCCTCACCGCCCTCAACGCCAAGAGCGCCAGCAAACAGATCATCTTCTATGAAGAGCTGGGCATCGAAAGCGTGCTCTTCCAGATCTCCGATGATCAGCTGATCAACCGGTTCGTCGACAACCAGGTCGGCAGGCTGCTCAAGGAGGATCCGGACCTTGAATTGGTCAATACATTGCAGGACTATATCGAAAATGGCATGAACATCAATGCCACGGCAAAGGCCATTTCGATGTCGATCAGCGGCCTGCGCTACCGTCTCGGCAAGATCAGTGAGATACTCGGAATCGAACTGGATGATACAAAGAATTTATTTTCCGTATATATGGCATTGAATATACTCAAAGCCCAGGGGAAAATTTGA
- a CDS encoding flavin reductase family protein: MEDRQFRNAMGKFATGVNVIATEVDGEVYGMTANAFMSVSLDPKLIVISIGNHAKMLERIRQSGKFSVNVLSCEQQEESMRFAGQKQFEDKFEFDTLAGVPVVENALCQLSCDVYNEHTEGDHVLFIGKVNDLVLEEGDPLIFNCGKYRRLEALEEVSSK; the protein is encoded by the coding sequence ATGGAAGATCGTCAATTCAGGAATGCAATGGGGAAATTCGCAACAGGTGTCAACGTCATCGCAACGGAGGTGGATGGTGAAGTCTACGGCATGACGGCGAACGCGTTCATGTCCGTGTCACTCGATCCGAAGCTGATCGTCATCTCCATCGGCAATCATGCGAAGATGCTCGAGCGGATCCGCCAGAGCGGCAAGTTCTCGGTGAACGTCCTGTCTTGCGAGCAGCAGGAGGAGTCCATGAGATTCGCGGGCCAGAAACAATTTGAAGATAAATTTGAATTCGATACGCTGGCTGGTGTACCGGTCGTGGAGAATGCCCTGTGCCAGCTCTCCTGTGATGTCTACAACGAGCATACGGAAGGGGACCATGTCCTCTTCATCGGCAAGGTGAACGATCTGGTGCTCGAAGAGGGTGACCCGCTCATCTTCAACTGCGGCAAGTACCGCCGCCTGGAAGCGCTCGAAGAAGTCAGCAGCAAATAA
- a CDS encoding FAD synthetase family protein: MEIIHLNEENLESWQNRSRRNVIALGFFDGVHKGHQKVIGTAAEAAEKAGAALDVMSFFPHPKTVLSNGKKQVEYLMPLEEKARILEGMGVDRLYIVKFTKAFASLAPEDYVAEYLSKFDTIHAVAGYDFSYGFRGEGTIDRLYADSGFRITTSKVEKVEHTGEKISSTRIRTAILDGKVSELYQMLGRRYRTCAECSDGHLSLKDYYMLPQDGIYDVIIDNGVSRYRTQIYVDSAQQRITFTKHCLMDHINQQEIAITWERRVASHSFYQLVAQ; the protein is encoded by the coding sequence ATGGAAATCATTCATCTGAACGAAGAGAATCTGGAAAGCTGGCAGAACAGATCGCGCAGGAATGTCATTGCACTTGGTTTTTTTGATGGTGTCCATAAGGGCCATCAGAAAGTCATCGGCACTGCAGCGGAAGCAGCTGAAAAAGCGGGGGCTGCACTCGATGTGATGAGCTTCTTCCCGCATCCGAAGACGGTGCTGTCGAACGGCAAAAAGCAGGTGGAGTATCTGATGCCGCTCGAGGAGAAGGCGCGCATCCTTGAGGGGATGGGTGTCGACCGCCTCTACATCGTAAAGTTCACCAAGGCATTCGCTTCGCTCGCACCCGAGGATTATGTGGCAGAGTATCTGTCCAAGTTCGATACGATCCACGCTGTGGCGGGGTATGACTTCTCCTACGGATTCAGGGGGGAAGGGACGATCGACCGGCTGTATGCCGATTCCGGTTTCCGAATCACTACATCGAAAGTGGAGAAGGTCGAGCACACCGGCGAGAAGATCAGTTCCACCCGCATCCGTACGGCCATCCTGGATGGGAAAGTGTCCGAGTTGTACCAGATGCTCGGACGGCGCTACCGGACATGCGCTGAATGTTCGGATGGTCATCTTTCATTGAAGGATTACTACATGCTGCCGCAGGATGGCATATACGACGTCATCATCGACAACGGCGTCAGCCGGTATCGCACGCAGATTTATGTGGACAGTGCACAGCAGCGGATTACATTTACGAAGCACTGTCTGATGGATCACATCAACCAGCAAGAAATCGCCATCACTTGGGAGAGAAGGGTTGCATCCCATTCCTTCTATCAACTGGTGGCACAATAG
- a CDS encoding 2-keto-4-pentenoate hydratase: protein MATVKALGEEIYEAEKNVAPISPFTERYPEMTVDEAYGTQLEYVERRLADGAVIKGKKIGLTSKAMQEMLGVDRPDYGHIFDDMIHNADTPVDVSRYIKPRVEFEIAFVLKEDIDGGNVSEENVAGSIDYAVAAAEIIDSRIRDWKIKFEDTVSDNGSSAGAIIGSRKVALQDIDLPEVKMEVFKNGEKIDEGQGSAVLGNPLKAVVWLSEALHQYGISLKAGEVVLAGALTKAVDVAAGDEFKATFDGLGEVSASFK, encoded by the coding sequence ATGGCAACAGTGAAAGCACTCGGTGAAGAAATATATGAAGCAGAAAAAAATGTCGCACCCATCAGCCCATTTACGGAGCGGTATCCGGAAATGACGGTCGATGAAGCGTATGGCACGCAGCTTGAGTATGTGGAACGGCGTCTGGCTGACGGTGCAGTGATCAAAGGAAAGAAAATCGGTCTGACAAGCAAGGCCATGCAGGAGATGCTCGGCGTCGATCGGCCCGACTACGGACATATCTTCGACGATATGATCCATAATGCGGACACGCCGGTCGATGTCAGCCGGTACATCAAGCCACGTGTAGAGTTCGAAATCGCCTTTGTATTGAAGGAAGATATCGATGGCGGCAATGTAAGCGAAGAGAATGTCGCCGGGTCGATCGACTATGCGGTGGCTGCTGCAGAAATCATCGACAGCCGCATCCGTGACTGGAAGATCAAATTCGAAGATACTGTATCTGACAACGGCTCATCCGCCGGTGCCATCATCGGCAGCCGGAAAGTGGCGCTCCAGGACATCGATCTTCCTGAAGTGAAGATGGAAGTGTTCAAGAACGGTGAGAAGATTGATGAGGGCCAGGGTTCCGCCGTGCTCGGCAATCCGCTCAAGGCAGTCGTCTGGCTCTCTGAAGCCCTGCATCAATATGGCATCTCTTTAAAGGCCGGTGAAGTCGTGCTTGCAGGTGCATTGACGAAAGCTGTCGATGTCGCAGCCGGTGACGAATTCAAGGCCACATTCGATGGACTCGGTGAAGTGTCTGCATCTTTCAAATGA
- a CDS encoding ring-cleaving dioxygenase — translation MKNEGLLGIHHVTAMTDDAVRNYEFFTNVLGMRLVKKTVNQDDIHTYHTFFADDVGSPGTDMTFFDFPNNPKGSPGSNSIYRTAFRVPDDAAIEYYRDRFDEFGVKHDGIQELFGKQVLPFEEADGQKYQLISDEKNEGVAAGTPWKNGPVPEDKAIYGLGPIEIHISYFEDFKKVLMDVYGMKPVVEEADVALLDVGEGGNGGQVILRKDESESAMQGYGEVHHVSFRVADHEVIKKWEEKYNEIGMRHSGNVDRFYFEALYTRVGHILIELSTDGPGFMDDEPYETLGESLALPPFLEERREYIESQVRPFDTKRSK, via the coding sequence ATGAAAAACGAAGGACTGCTCGGTATCCACCACGTCACCGCAATGACGGATGACGCGGTGAGAAATTATGAGTTCTTTACAAATGTTCTGGGCATGCGTCTTGTGAAGAAGACGGTGAACCAGGATGACATACACACGTACCACACATTTTTTGCGGATGATGTCGGTTCTCCGGGGACGGATATGACGTTCTTTGACTTCCCGAACAACCCAAAAGGGTCGCCTGGGTCGAACTCCATCTATAGAACGGCATTCAGGGTGCCGGATGATGCGGCGATCGAATACTACAGGGACCGCTTCGATGAATTCGGTGTGAAGCATGACGGCATTCAGGAGCTGTTCGGCAAGCAGGTGCTGCCGTTCGAAGAGGCTGATGGACAGAAGTATCAGCTGATCTCCGACGAAAAGAATGAAGGTGTTGCAGCAGGTACCCCTTGGAAGAACGGACCGGTACCGGAAGACAAGGCGATATACGGCCTCGGACCGATTGAGATCCACATCAGTTATTTCGAAGATTTCAAGAAGGTACTGATGGATGTCTATGGCATGAAGCCGGTTGTGGAAGAGGCGGACGTGGCCCTTCTAGACGTTGGCGAAGGTGGCAACGGCGGTCAGGTCATCCTGAGGAAGGACGAGTCTGAATCTGCGATGCAGGGTTATGGGGAAGTGCACCATGTATCGTTCAGGGTGGCGGACCATGAAGTGATCAAGAAATGGGAAGAGAAGTATAACGAAATCGGCATGCGCCATTCAGGCAATGTGGACCGCTTCTACTTTGAGGCGCTATATACGCGTGTTGGCCACATCCTGATTGAACTGTCCACCGACGGCCCGGGATTCATGGATGACGAACCGTATGAAACGCTCGGGGAAAGCCTCGCATTGCCGCCTTTCCTTGAGGAGCGGCGCGAGTATATCGAAAGTCAGGTCCGTCCATTCGATACGAAGCGTTCGAAATAG